One window of Peptococcaceae bacterium genomic DNA carries:
- a CDS encoding precorrin-8X methylmutase, with amino-acid sequence MRDFITDPLLIEKKSMETIDGLLESSFPAGLNFSPGELRVVKRVIHTTADLEYAGILEFRRDPLEAVMGAFRAGLRLVTDTRMALAGINKQRLARFGVEAECFMDDEDVTREAKERGVTRALISMERAARDERNAVFVIGNAPTALMRLVKMREEGLVRPRAVIGVPVGFVGAAESKDLLADLDVPSIITRGRKGGSGVAAAIVNSILYQMEEMEA; translated from the coding sequence ATGCGCGACTTTATTACCGACCCGCTGTTGATCGAAAAAAAGAGCATGGAAACCATTGACGGGCTCCTGGAAAGCAGTTTCCCGGCCGGGTTGAATTTTTCTCCAGGGGAGTTGAGAGTGGTAAAGAGGGTCATCCATACGACGGCCGACCTGGAATACGCCGGTATCCTGGAATTCCGCCGCGATCCCCTGGAGGCGGTAATGGGGGCTTTTCGCGCGGGCTTAAGGCTGGTCACCGATACCCGGATGGCTCTTGCCGGCATCAATAAACAACGGCTGGCCCGCTTCGGGGTGGAGGCCGAGTGTTTCATGGACGACGAGGACGTGACCCGTGAAGCGAAAGAGAGAGGTGTCACCAGGGCCCTGATCAGCATGGAACGCGCCGCCCGGGATGAACGCAACGCCGTTTTCGTAATCGGCAATGCGCCCACGGCGCTGATGCGGCTGGTGAAGATGAGGGAGGAAGGGCTGGTGCGGCCCAGGGCGGTGATTGGCGTTCCGGTGGGTTTTGTCGGGGCTGCCGAATCCAAGGATCTGCTGGCAGACCTGGACGTGCCCAGTATTATCACCAGGGGCCGCAAGGGCGGCAGCGGTGTGGCTGCGGCCATTGTCAACTCCATACTATACCAGATGGAGGAGATGGAGGCGTGA
- the cbiD gene encoding cobalt-precorrin-5B (C(1))-methyltransferase CbiD: MNLGSRWINGRELRRGYTTGSCAAAAAKAAAAMLFGGPSVPAVEIETPAGVNLTLEICESRRQTGEASCAVKKDAGDDPDITDGLLIWATAREAAEGIAIKGGPGVGVVRKPGLAVGIGQPAINPVPRQMIENEVARVLPSGKGVEIIVSIPGGEELAPKTLNPKLGIEGGLSILGTTGIVEPMSDEAWQESLRLELKQLAQLGAARVILVPGNYGQDFVCRELGLAGRPLVRFGNFAGYVLRAAAALGFRELLLVGDLGKLIKVSAGIFNTHSAAADARMEIMAAYAGLLGAKKETIRRVLETNTTAAALELLENEGITGLPGLVARRASERARSHIDGKAAVGTVLFSASRGLLAMDEEAKRMVEKFYRE, from the coding sequence GTGAACCTGGGGAGCCGCTGGATAAACGGCAGAGAACTGCGGCGGGGATACACCACGGGGTCGTGCGCGGCCGCAGCTGCCAAAGCCGCCGCCGCCATGCTGTTCGGCGGCCCAAGCGTCCCGGCGGTGGAAATTGAGACCCCGGCCGGTGTCAATTTAACCCTGGAAATCTGCGAGTCGAGGCGACAAACAGGAGAAGCCTCCTGTGCCGTGAAAAAGGATGCGGGGGATGACCCTGATATAACGGATGGCCTGCTCATTTGGGCCACAGCCAGGGAGGCGGCGGAGGGAATAGCCATAAAAGGGGGACCGGGAGTAGGAGTCGTCAGGAAGCCGGGGCTGGCCGTGGGCATTGGTCAGCCGGCCATCAATCCCGTACCCCGGCAGATGATTGAAAATGAAGTCGCAAGAGTCTTACCATCCGGTAAAGGGGTGGAGATAATTGTTTCCATTCCCGGCGGAGAAGAACTGGCCCCCAAAACCTTAAATCCCAAGCTGGGCATTGAAGGAGGTCTTTCCATCCTGGGAACCACCGGTATTGTAGAGCCCATGTCCGATGAAGCGTGGCAGGAATCGCTGCGGCTTGAACTAAAACAGTTGGCGCAGCTTGGCGCCGCCAGGGTTATTCTGGTCCCCGGCAATTACGGGCAGGATTTCGTTTGCCGGGAACTGGGGCTGGCGGGCAGGCCGCTGGTCAGGTTCGGCAATTTCGCGGGTTATGTCCTGCGGGCAGCGGCAGCCCTGGGTTTTCGCGAACTGCTGCTGGTCGGGGATCTGGGCAAGCTGATCAAGGTTTCTGCCGGTATTTTCAATACCCACAGCGCCGCAGCCGATGCCCGCATGGAAATAATGGCGGCTTACGCCGGTTTACTAGGAGCGAAAAAGGAAACAATCCGCCGTGTCCTGGAGACGAACACGACGGCGGCAGCCCTGGAATTGCTGGAAAATGAAGGAATTACAGGCCTGCCCGGGCTGGTGGCCCGGCGCGCCAGCGAAAGGGCGAGAAGTCACATCGACGGGAAAGCAGCCGTTGGGACCGTGCTCTTTTCCGCCAGCAGGGGACTGTTAGCCATGGATGAGGAGGCCAAAAGAATGGTGGAGAAATTCTATCGTGAATAA